AATTTTTGCATTTCTCGATTTCCCCAATTTGTAACTGCAAGTACAACTTTATTCTCCTGGTTTGCACCTTTCAGGTCATTGACCAAAAAATTTGTATGAATCTTGGAATTATCGGGTATCAAATAGTTTTTTCCATGATATTCTTGAAGATTACCTACAACAGAAGTTCTAGCTCTTTCAATTATTTTTGTAATGATTCCATGAACCTTACCGTTTCTTTGATAGCGCAATTCTACATGAACTTTGTCATCATGATAAGCAGTTAAAGTATCTTCGGCAGAAACGAAAACGTCAATTTCTTCGGAAACAACAAAAGCATAAGATCTGTTTCGAGCCAGAGATGTAGCATCAAAAGTTCCGACCATTGTTTTAGCATCTGATTTTTCAGCTCTTTTTCTACTCAATGTCTGCTTTTTTCGCTTTTTCAAAACTGAATATCTTCTGTTTTTCAAGTCGATCTGGTCTTCTTTTACCATTGAAAAAAGCGTATCAATCAGGTTTTTATGCTTGTGTTTGCCAACTCTGATCAGCTTTGATATTTCATTTAATTTAAAAGATTTACCAGGATTATCTTCAAGTAGTTTCTTAACTTGGTGGCTTAATTTTTTATCAAACATAATCAAGCTCTGTTTCCAATTTTTTCTTCAAGGATCTCAAAGAGTTTTTCTTTTTCGGAACGGGTTTTGGAGAAACGCAGATTAAGTCCGCGAAATGCGTCAAGCCTGCGGGGCATTTTGAAGGTGGAAAGCATAACTCCCCGTTTATCAGAATAATACGATCCAAAATCGGAATAAGATCGTTCCATCTTAATAAACCAGTAAAAAACTCGGATTTTTTTATTATATAATTCGTAAGTGGTTGGGATGAAATAAGGTATGAGGCTTCCCAGAAAAATGATCATTCCCAGATAATAGAAAAGGGGCATTTCCCATTCTATCACCGCAATTCGCCACAAACTTGCTGCCAAAATAATGATGAAAAAAACCAAAATTATCGAGTTTCTCGAGTTATCGCGAAATGGGTGAGAGGTCCAGGTTAAAAGAAGTTCATTATTCGACATTTTGTACGATCTCCCGGCATTTTTCTATCTCTTCTTTTATCAGGATAATATCATCAAAAACCTTTGTATAATTGAATTTAGATCCGATCGTGTTGATCTCGCGATGCATTTCCTGCAGTATGAAATTGATACTTTTGCCTGCTTCTTTGTTGTTCTGTTCGACCTTTGATCTCAACTTTTCAAGATGATCCTTCAAGCGAACAATTTCTTCTGTTACATCTGCTTTTTCCACATAGACAGCGGCTTCCAGCATTACTCGTTTTAAAGAGTCCTCATCAAGTTTTTCTTTCAACATATTTTCGATATTTAACTTTATTTTGTTATGTATCTCATTCTTATATTCAGGAAAGGTTGCATCGAGTTTTTTTACTGCAGAAAGCATATTTTCGGCAGATTCCAGTAAATATTTTCGCATGGAATCACCTTCTGAAAGTGCCATCTTTTGATGATTATCCAAAGCTTCTTCAAATGTTTTTGTAATCTTTTTTAATAATTCCGTATTCTCCGGATCTTCTTCCTGAAGTACTATTACATCAGGCTCTGCCAGAACTTTCGATAAAGATCCATCATTGGCAACACCTAAAACATCGGAAGCTTTATTATAGAGCTCCCAGTACGTTTTCAGGTTTTTCTCGTTCAATTCGAGCTGTGTTCCCTTTTTGTTGGTTAAATTTATATTAACCAGGATCTTACCGCGATTTAACTTTTTTCCAAGAATTGCATCGAATCTGCTTTCCAAAAAAGATAATTCCCGCGGAAATCTATATTTTATATCCAAAAATCTACCATTTACAGATTTAATTTCGATTTCGATCTCATGCTCATCATCTGCAAATCGCGACCTGCCGTATCCGGTCATGCTTTTCATAAAAAAATCTCCTGATTCATTTTAGGTTAATTTTGATAATTAGAGTTAGATGTCAAACTTTCTTTCAAATAAGGCATTATGGATTTTCTATAAAAAAATACATTTTGATGAGAAATTGGGTCTTGAATTAAGCATAACGGGACAAATATGACACAATATATAAAATTTAGTAGAAAAAAGCGAGAAATTGTATTTGCATGTATTGCAAAGAATTACGACCTTAATTGGCAAATAATGAAGGTTCGGTACAATTATTGCATATAATTAATTAGATGAAGTATAGAAGGTATGTATAGATGATATTTAAAAAAAGAAATTTAAGTTTTAGAAGTTATTTATTGAGGATTATGATCATTCTTTCAATAACTTCTTTGCTTGCAATGGGTTGTTTCTGGATCATTTCAGAGTATAATTCCTTTAAAGATAGAGAAGTTACATTAAAGCAGAATTTCATCAATGCTCAAAAGGAAAGAATAACATTTGAAGTTTCAAATGCTCTCGATTTCATTACTTACAACCAAACATTAACAGAAGAAAGATTGAAAAACAACATCAAAGCCAGAGTAAATGAAGCTCATGCAATTGCTACAAATCTTTATGAGAAAAATAAAGGTAAAAGTCAGAAAGAATTAGAATCACTAATTAAAGAAGCATTAAGGCCAATTCGCTATAATAATGGAAGAGGTTATTATTTCGCAGTTTCGATGGATGGAATTGAAAAACTATATCCAGTTGCTCCTCAATTTGAAGACCAGAATCTTCTGGATTTGCAGGATGAAAAAGGAAATTACGTTATAAAACAAGAAATTGCGACCATTAAAGAACATGGTGAAGGTTTTGTACGTGATTATTGGAGAAAACCAAATGCCAGCGACGAAATGATCTATCCCAAAATTACTTATGTGAAATATTTCGAACCTTTGGATTGGTATTTGGGAAGCGGGGAATACCTGGATGACGTAGAAAAAGATATTCAAAAAGAGAGTTTAGAAAGGCTCAGTCAGATCAGGTTTGGCAAAAATGGTACAATTATAGTTACAAGATATGATGGACAACCTCTGATAGCACATGGAAGACTAGTAGAAACTACGATAAACATGTGGAACCAAACAGATGATTTTGGTACAAAGATCATACAAAAAGAGCTGGAAATTATAAAAGAATCAGGAAAAGGTTTCGTCGAATCTTATTGGACCAGACCTTCTTCTGAACTTACTGAGAAGAAAATAACTTATATTGTTGGATTTGA
This sequence is a window from Candidatus Cloacimonadota bacterium. Protein-coding genes within it:
- a CDS encoding YicC family protein, which translates into the protein MKSMTGYGRSRFADDEHEIEIEIKSVNGRFLDIKYRFPRELSFLESRFDAILGKKLNRGKILVNINLTNKKGTQLELNEKNLKTYWELYNKASDVLGVANDGSLSKVLAEPDVIVLQEEDPENTELLKKITKTFEEALDNHQKMALSEGDSMRKYLLESAENMLSAVKKLDATFPEYKNEIHNKIKLNIENMLKEKLDEDSLKRVMLEAAVYVEKADVTEEIVRLKDHLEKLRSKVEQNNKEAGKSINFILQEMHREINTIGSKFNYTKVFDDIILIKEEIEKCREIVQNVE